Proteins encoded within one genomic window of Brachybacterium sp. P6-10-X1:
- a CDS encoding DUF6541 family protein, with translation MSWILPVLGAWALLGLPGLLLLRAVGARVRLAWGYSPVVTVLTMVLLSGLFSMAGIEWQLGTVLAGVVLLGVLAVLLRRWLVRWDRSRSGAGRDAEEQRGGRDGAPPWPGAVVTAVGILGGLLVVVAGTRRMGGISTLNGSYDSFFHLSAIATIRDGGDAFLTTALEDIYGEPTYYPVTFDALAALLPLETISAANALMLALLAALPCAVGAMVAAIAPRGRAAGVLAALAALASTLFLSTPAMGLVMGLWPIVLGVLCLPIAIASAILLVDRRHGPLTLPAAAGYGALLLGTTLAHPSMLFSVAVVAGLLVLVSGLYRIREGQRRRGMIQVGLALAAAVAFMVVSGTLLGGMDLTQPGAQGMGEVLREILVDSPRIPVIGAPLWPLAVIWLLAIVGAVAALRRREVVGVTAALGVLAAIVLGVSTQIDSPLTTTLVNPWYGARERIAPLMMCLLVLLMARGVLALSTTGRGRMRSMLAPGAAALVLITVVAGGLAPGRLPLLGSLAYTAYGLQLSPYVTSEEREFIERTAAALPEDAVVLADPLDGAPLYWSVGGVETVYPTMSRPLTEDTALIAGYAQRVDHPSANAYAEICAAVDQVGPTHLYRDTSEHSGARMNPEVSARWSGVHDIPPDRLTLLAREGPYALYELDLAC, from the coding sequence ATGAGCTGGATCCTGCCCGTGCTCGGCGCCTGGGCCCTGCTCGGCCTACCCGGGCTGCTCCTGCTGCGAGCCGTCGGCGCACGGGTGCGGCTGGCCTGGGGATACTCGCCCGTCGTGACGGTCCTGACGATGGTGCTGCTGAGCGGTCTCTTCTCGATGGCCGGCATCGAATGGCAGCTGGGCACCGTGCTGGCGGGCGTCGTCCTCCTGGGCGTCCTCGCCGTCCTCCTGCGACGGTGGCTCGTGCGGTGGGACCGCTCGCGGAGCGGGGCCGGCCGGGACGCCGAGGAGCAGCGCGGCGGCAGGGACGGCGCCCCGCCCTGGCCCGGCGCGGTGGTCACCGCCGTCGGGATTCTCGGCGGACTGCTCGTCGTCGTCGCCGGCACCCGTCGGATGGGCGGGATCAGCACGTTGAACGGCAGCTACGACTCCTTCTTCCACCTCTCCGCGATCGCGACCATCCGCGACGGCGGCGACGCCTTCCTCACCACCGCTCTGGAGGACATCTACGGGGAGCCCACGTACTACCCGGTGACGTTCGACGCCCTCGCCGCGCTGCTGCCGCTGGAGACGATCAGCGCGGCGAACGCCCTGATGCTCGCGCTCCTGGCCGCTCTGCCCTGCGCCGTCGGGGCGATGGTCGCGGCGATCGCGCCCCGAGGACGCGCCGCCGGAGTGCTGGCGGCCCTGGCGGCGCTCGCCTCGACCCTTTTCCTCAGCACGCCTGCGATGGGGCTGGTCATGGGCCTGTGGCCGATCGTGCTCGGGGTCCTCTGCCTGCCGATCGCGATCGCCTCCGCGATCCTCCTGGTCGACCGTCGCCACGGACCGCTCACCCTCCCGGCCGCCGCCGGGTACGGCGCCCTCCTGCTCGGCACGACCCTCGCCCACCCCTCGATGCTCTTCTCGGTCGCGGTCGTGGCTGGACTGCTGGTCCTGGTCTCCGGCCTGTATCGGATCCGGGAGGGGCAGCGGCGGCGCGGGATGATCCAGGTGGGCCTCGCCCTGGCCGCGGCGGTCGCCTTCATGGTCGTCTCCGGGACGCTGCTCGGCGGGATGGACCTCACGCAGCCCGGCGCGCAGGGGATGGGGGAGGTGCTGAGGGAGATCCTGGTCGATTCCCCGCGCATCCCGGTGATCGGCGCACCGCTGTGGCCCCTCGCCGTGATCTGGCTGCTCGCGATCGTCGGCGCGGTCGCCGCCCTGCGGCGCCGCGAGGTGGTCGGGGTGACCGCTGCTCTCGGCGTGCTCGCCGCGATCGTCCTGGGCGTGTCCACCCAGATCGACAGCCCTCTGACCACCACCCTGGTGAACCCCTGGTACGGCGCCCGGGAGCGGATCGCGCCGCTGATGATGTGCCTGCTGGTGCTCCTCATGGCGCGCGGCGTGCTCGCCCTGAGTACGACGGGACGGGGCAGGATGCGCTCGATGCTCGCCCCGGGTGCGGCGGCGCTGGTGCTGATCACGGTCGTCGCCGGCGGCCTCGCCCCCGGACGGCTGCCGCTGCTGGGCTCGCTCGCCTACACGGCCTACGGCCTGCAGCTGTCCCCCTACGTCACCTCCGAGGAGCGGGAGTTCATCGAGCGCACCGCCGCCGCGCTTCCCGAGGACGCGGTCGTCCTCGCCGACCCCCTGGACGGGGCCCCGCTGTACTGGTCCGTGGGCGGGGTGGAGACCGTGTACCCGACCATGTCCCGGCCGCTGACCGAGGACACGGCCCTGATCGCCGGCTACGCCCAGCGCGTCGATCATCCGTCGGCGAATGCGTACGCGGAGATCTGCGCGGCGGTGGATCAGGTGGGCCCCACGCACCTGTACCGGGACACCTCGGAGCATTCCGGTGCCCGGATGAACCCCGAGGTCTCCGCGCGATGGAGTGGCGTCCACGACATCCCGCCGGATCGGCTGACCCTCCTCGCCCGGGAGGGACCGTACGCTCTGTACGAGCTGGATCTCGCATGCTGA
- a CDS encoding glycosyltransferase encodes MTSLLIMSFSTLTRDPRVQRQIDLLAAEFEVTTVGFGASPHPGVTHLELPEGARAWPSSKKYLLSGRYRRAYWDMSAVRAAREALADRVAAVDIVLANDVNTLPLALWLAPRLGVHADLHEYAPREKEHVRSWRWFIAPYQRWICRTCLPEVASITTVSPGLADEYAARFGVAVQVVTNASAYEDRAPRPTGETIRLLHTGVARANRRLESMIDALRGAPASLTLDLMLVPSEPGYIEALRERAADLPAVRFRDPVPYTELVGAVAEYDVSIVVFPATTFNLEHSLPNKLFEAVQARTAVLVGPSPDMAELVREHGLGTVLAGADADSLRAALESMTPADVDRFKQAADAAAEELSAEHQVDTWRRALTAIAARG; translated from the coding sequence ATGACCTCCCTGCTCATCATGTCGTTCTCCACGCTGACCCGCGATCCGCGCGTGCAGCGCCAGATCGATCTGCTGGCCGCGGAGTTCGAGGTCACCACCGTCGGCTTCGGCGCGTCCCCGCACCCCGGGGTCACCCACCTCGAGCTCCCCGAGGGCGCACGCGCCTGGCCCAGCAGCAAGAAATACCTGCTCAGCGGCAGGTACCGCCGGGCCTACTGGGACATGAGCGCCGTGCGCGCGGCCCGGGAAGCGCTCGCGGACCGGGTCGCCGCGGTGGACATCGTCCTGGCCAACGACGTGAACACCCTCCCGCTCGCGCTCTGGCTCGCCCCTCGCCTCGGCGTGCACGCGGACCTGCACGAGTACGCGCCCCGGGAGAAGGAGCACGTGCGCTCCTGGCGCTGGTTCATCGCGCCGTACCAGCGCTGGATCTGCCGCACCTGCCTGCCGGAGGTCGCCTCGATCACCACCGTGTCCCCGGGCCTGGCCGACGAGTACGCGGCCCGGTTCGGGGTCGCCGTCCAGGTGGTGACGAATGCGTCGGCCTACGAGGACCGAGCCCCGCGTCCCACCGGGGAGACGATCCGTCTGCTGCACACCGGCGTGGCCCGGGCCAACCGCCGCCTGGAATCGATGATCGATGCGCTGCGCGGCGCCCCGGCGTCCCTCACGCTCGATCTGATGCTGGTGCCCAGCGAGCCCGGGTACATCGAGGCGCTGCGCGAGCGGGCCGCGGACCTCCCGGCGGTGAGGTTCCGCGACCCGGTGCCGTACACCGAGCTGGTCGGCGCCGTCGCCGAGTACGACGTCTCGATCGTCGTCTTCCCGGCCACCACCTTCAACCTCGAGCACAGCCTGCCCAACAAGCTCTTCGAAGCGGTCCAGGCGCGCACCGCGGTCCTGGTGGGCCCGTCCCCGGACATGGCCGAGCTGGTGCGCGAGCACGGCCTCGGGACGGTGCTCGCGGGCGCCGACGCCGACTCCCTGCGAGCGGCGTTGGAGTCGATGACCCCCGCGGACGTCGACCGGTTCAAGCAGGCCGCCGATGCCGCCGCCGAGGAGCTCTCGGCAGAGCACCAGGTCGACACCTGGCGCCGGGCGCTCACCGCGATCGCCGCCCGGGGCTGA
- a CDS encoding glycosyltransferase family 4 protein: MTTWFPTALAPSRGSFVVRDALSISAAHQVRLVHLVPPSDDDGTRRLVHEGLDVLRIPMDPRRPDQVLAATRQLRRALAGADIVHSMAFSALLPLVLRRPGAPWLHTEHWSALTTPGTLPAPARAGLPLLARLLARPDRVTAVCEFLARPIRAVRGARPTDIVPCIVEPGEVVPRRDRSDGTLRLVSTGGLIPRKDPLLAVDVLADLVRRGIDARLEWLGDGPLREETLRRAAERGVEGRLSLPGTVDGAGVRAALARADVFFGPTRADNFFVSAAEAIVAGRPVVLGATGGQGEYVEPAVGELVDVQETAPYVEAILALDARTRDLPARAIADTIGDRFSAATVGRGYSAQYRQLPARTRGRR; the protein is encoded by the coding sequence GTGACGACCTGGTTCCCGACCGCTCTCGCCCCCTCGCGCGGATCGTTCGTGGTCCGGGACGCGCTGTCCATCTCCGCCGCCCATCAGGTGCGGCTGGTCCATCTCGTCCCGCCGTCCGACGACGACGGCACCCGCCGCCTGGTCCACGAGGGCCTGGATGTGCTGCGGATCCCGATGGATCCCCGCCGGCCCGACCAGGTCCTCGCCGCCACCCGGCAGCTGCGTCGCGCGCTGGCCGGCGCCGACATCGTGCACTCCATGGCCTTCTCCGCCCTGCTGCCGCTGGTGCTGCGCCGTCCGGGCGCCCCGTGGCTGCACACCGAGCACTGGTCGGCGCTGACCACCCCCGGGACCCTCCCGGCCCCCGCCCGCGCCGGGCTCCCCCTGCTGGCGCGGCTGCTGGCGCGCCCGGACCGGGTCACGGCGGTGTGCGAGTTCCTCGCTCGCCCGATCCGTGCCGTCCGCGGCGCCCGGCCCACCGACATCGTCCCGTGCATCGTCGAACCAGGTGAGGTGGTGCCGCGCCGCGATCGCAGCGACGGGACCCTGCGCCTGGTCTCCACGGGCGGGCTGATTCCCCGCAAGGACCCGCTGCTGGCCGTGGACGTGCTCGCCGATCTCGTCCGGCGCGGGATCGACGCCCGCCTCGAATGGCTCGGCGACGGGCCCCTGCGCGAGGAGACCCTGCGGCGCGCCGCCGAGCGGGGGGTCGAGGGGCGCCTGTCCCTGCCCGGCACCGTCGACGGGGCCGGGGTCCGCGCCGCGCTCGCGCGCGCCGACGTGTTCTTCGGGCCCACCCGGGCCGACAACTTCTTCGTCTCGGCCGCCGAAGCGATCGTCGCCGGGCGCCCCGTCGTCCTCGGCGCCACGGGCGGCCAGGGCGAGTACGTCGAGCCCGCGGTGGGCGAGCTCGTCGACGTCCAGGAGACCGCGCCGTACGTCGAGGCGATCCTCGCCCTCGACGCCCGCACCCGCGACCTGCCGGCCCGGGCGATCGCCGACACCATCGGGGACCGCTTCTCCGCGGCGACCGTCGGCCGCGGCTACAGCGCCCAGTACCGGCAGCTCCCCGCCCGCACGCGAGGTCGCCGATGA
- a CDS encoding ABC transporter ATP-binding protein yields the protein MKQTIRIVRRTLSVLPGDSRRFLVTFGVVMSALALLDVVALGAIALVIPALMSPGSVVTIPLVGWQLHTFEEMMVMVAAFVGLIIIKSFLNLLTIRIATQRFAQHEVAIGQTLFRSYMSASWVDRTSKSTQEIIRMVDSGVAAVVANVLMPSMTVVAEFATITVISVGLLVLDWQIALATFAYLGIIAMILSRVITPRAVTNGASNRDNSIRVVRLLGEVLASLKELTLKGNEGEVTDIVADRRAKASRTRAFAQYYNQMPRFVLDAGMVGGFVVVGGVGYLTGLPDDGATAAMTSVALFAVAGFRLVPSLTRFQSTQNRILTNAAFADYIVDDIEFAREAVERQDEPDTGTLERGLHDIVLQDVTFTYPGRDEPAVDGVSLRIPAGSSVAVVGTSGAGKSTLVDLLLGLLTPSSGRILIGGTDMTTVLRQWRSSVGYVPQEVALFDVSVGENVALTWDPDQVDEDRVRTALDRAQLLEVIEARPDGIQGRLGERGMTLSGGQRQRMGIARGMYAEPTVLVLDEATSALDTKTESAVTGSIQDLGDDVTTITIAHRLATIQHCDVVFYLSEGHVAASGTFGEVVAAVPAFAEQAALAGLVSGGMIDGPEETGQTQEEGARETPGAVATEESGA from the coding sequence GTGAAGCAGACCATCCGGATCGTCCGACGCACCCTGTCGGTGCTGCCCGGGGACTCCCGGCGCTTCCTGGTGACGTTCGGCGTCGTCATGAGCGCCCTCGCGCTGCTGGACGTCGTCGCCCTCGGTGCGATCGCGCTGGTGATCCCCGCTCTCATGTCTCCCGGCTCCGTGGTCACCATCCCGCTGGTCGGATGGCAGCTGCACACCTTCGAGGAGATGATGGTGATGGTCGCGGCCTTCGTCGGCCTGATCATCATCAAGAGCTTCCTGAACCTGTTGACGATCCGCATCGCCACCCAGCGCTTCGCCCAGCACGAGGTCGCGATCGGCCAGACGCTGTTCCGCTCCTACATGTCCGCCTCCTGGGTGGACCGGACCTCGAAGTCGACCCAGGAGATCATCCGGATGGTCGACTCCGGGGTCGCCGCCGTGGTCGCGAACGTGCTCATGCCCTCCATGACCGTCGTCGCCGAGTTCGCCACGATCACCGTGATCAGCGTCGGACTGCTGGTCCTGGACTGGCAGATCGCGCTGGCGACCTTCGCCTACCTGGGCATCATCGCCATGATCCTCTCGCGCGTGATCACCCCGCGGGCGGTGACCAACGGGGCCAGCAACCGGGACAACTCGATCCGGGTCGTGCGCCTGCTGGGCGAGGTCCTCGCCTCCCTCAAGGAGCTGACCCTGAAGGGCAACGAGGGCGAGGTCACCGACATCGTCGCCGACCGCCGTGCGAAGGCCTCCCGCACCCGGGCCTTCGCCCAGTACTACAACCAGATGCCGCGCTTCGTGCTGGATGCCGGCATGGTCGGCGGCTTCGTGGTCGTCGGCGGCGTCGGCTACCTCACCGGTCTCCCGGATGACGGCGCCACCGCGGCGATGACCTCGGTCGCGCTGTTCGCCGTCGCCGGGTTCCGCCTGGTCCCCTCCCTGACCCGATTCCAGTCCACCCAGAACCGGATCCTGACCAACGCCGCCTTCGCCGACTACATCGTCGACGACATCGAGTTCGCCCGGGAGGCCGTCGAGCGCCAGGACGAGCCCGACACCGGCACCCTCGAGCGCGGTCTGCACGACATCGTCCTGCAGGACGTCACCTTCACCTATCCCGGACGGGACGAGCCTGCGGTCGACGGCGTCTCCCTGCGCATCCCGGCGGGATCCTCCGTGGCCGTCGTCGGCACCTCCGGAGCCGGCAAGTCCACCCTCGTGGACCTGCTGCTGGGTCTGCTCACCCCCAGCAGCGGCCGCATCCTGATCGGCGGGACCGACATGACCACCGTGCTGCGCCAATGGCGCTCCTCGGTCGGCTACGTCCCCCAGGAGGTCGCGCTGTTCGACGTCTCCGTCGGCGAGAACGTCGCCCTGACCTGGGACCCGGACCAGGTCGACGAGGACCGGGTGCGCACCGCCCTGGACCGCGCGCAGCTGCTGGAGGTGATCGAGGCGCGGCCCGACGGCATCCAGGGCCGCCTCGGGGAGCGCGGCATGACGCTCTCGGGCGGGCAGCGCCAGCGCATGGGGATCGCCCGCGGGATGTACGCCGAACCCACCGTGCTCGTGCTGGACGAGGCCACCAGCGCTCTGGACACCAAGACGGAGTCCGCGGTGACCGGTTCGATCCAGGACCTCGGCGACGACGTCACCACCATCACCATCGCGCACCGTCTGGCCACCATCCAGCACTGCGACGTCGTCTTCTACCTGTCCGAGGGCCACGTCGCCGCCTCCGGGACGTTCGGCGAGGTGGTCGCCGCCGTGCCGGCCTTCGCCGAGCAGGCGGCGCTGGCCGGACTCGTCTCCGGCGGCATGATCGACGGCCCCGAGGAGACCGGGCAGACGCAGGAGGAGGGTGCCCGGGAGACCCCAGGTGCTGTGGCGACCGAGGAGAGCGGCGCATGA
- a CDS encoding glycosyltransferase family 2 protein has protein sequence MRPVDVVIACHTPTRPVGRAVASVLDDNGDDAGVTVVCHNRPAEEIAAVVGPEHRERVRFLEHHDEHRSASGPFNAGMRSSTAPFVAIMGSDDTLAPGTVASWLAVQERTGADVVLTRLALGTASAGVPTPAVRMARGGLVDLVADRLSYRSAPLGLLRREMLESTGRYLVEGAQIGGDVGMVTALMATQATAYDRFGPPYVIGEDAGDRVTYVVRPMREQLAFFADLLEADWFERLPGAARRAIGVKLLRIHVFGAVYYRQDVEIWTAQERADLAEITAEVILRAPGCLAPLSRVDRDLVEACLDPTLGADVLVRRARDRRRHGRPATLLTRGAGHLLDREAPLRFMAASLAVRHLPRLRAARRA, from the coding sequence ATGAGACCCGTCGACGTCGTCATCGCCTGCCACACGCCCACCCGGCCCGTCGGCCGCGCCGTCGCCTCCGTCCTGGACGACAACGGGGACGACGCCGGGGTGACCGTCGTCTGTCACAACCGGCCCGCCGAGGAGATCGCCGCGGTCGTCGGCCCGGAGCATCGCGAGCGCGTGCGGTTCCTCGAGCATCACGACGAGCACCGCTCCGCGTCCGGGCCGTTCAACGCCGGGATGCGCAGCAGCACGGCCCCCTTCGTCGCGATCATGGGCTCGGACGACACCCTCGCCCCGGGGACCGTCGCCTCGTGGCTGGCCGTCCAGGAGCGCACCGGTGCCGACGTCGTCCTCACCCGTCTCGCCCTCGGAACGGCCTCCGCCGGGGTGCCCACCCCCGCGGTGCGCATGGCACGCGGCGGGCTCGTCGACCTGGTCGCGGACCGGCTCAGCTACCGTTCCGCGCCCCTGGGCCTGCTGCGGCGCGAGATGCTCGAATCCACCGGCCGGTACCTCGTCGAGGGAGCGCAGATCGGCGGCGACGTCGGCATGGTCACCGCGCTGATGGCCACGCAGGCCACCGCCTACGACCGTTTCGGGCCGCCGTACGTGATCGGGGAGGACGCCGGGGACCGCGTGACCTACGTGGTGCGTCCGATGCGCGAGCAGCTGGCCTTCTTCGCGGACCTGCTGGAGGCGGACTGGTTCGAGCGCCTCCCCGGGGCGGCGCGGCGGGCGATCGGCGTGAAGCTGCTGCGCATCCACGTCTTCGGCGCCGTCTACTACCGCCAGGACGTCGAGATCTGGACCGCGCAGGAGCGCGCCGACCTGGCCGAGATCACCGCAGAGGTGATCCTGCGCGCCCCCGGCTGCCTGGCGCCGCTGTCGCGGGTCGACCGCGATCTGGTCGAGGCCTGCCTGGACCCGACGCTCGGGGCCGACGTGCTGGTGCGCCGTGCCCGGGACCGCCGCCGGCACGGCCGTCCGGCGACGCTCCTCACCCGCGGGGCCGGGCATCTCCTGGACCGGGAGGCGCCGCTGCGCTTCATGGCAGCCTCCCTGGCGGTCCGCCACCTCCCCCGACTGCGCGCCGCCCGGCGCGCCTGA
- a CDS encoding glycosyltransferase, translated as MIDLSRLLERAIRVGSRIARRLPGAVGGMGIYFSAQHRLADDPDRTDWHADVDALLALADRSLARGRISASLRWYDKALRICYDPSLHQAGSSPLAADPAAFLRPLQDSATGTIMLRSVAPDATVPERPAPRPLEPVDTTTRLLVIAQENWTFIRPIIAALRATGRFEVHEIEVDGLAEAGFPDRDRILRGRYDLVTTGERMPTPPEMAEEFEWADVVLVEWSHHVLTWVTLLDRAPRALMARLHRFEAFTPFALLHDHARIDRMLYVSPPVWNLARIAAPGFVDVDAVQVGNLLARGLGPDPGTDHDPRLLVQVGWRREVKDVLFTLEVLTRLRAHDTTYRLRLIGPGPPASASRDSTYHRRVRARLAALGPEAVEQLGRREDVPELLAGSGIIVSSSRHEGTHEAVMEGLAAGCPAVIRDWPDAADYGGPATLYTRDWVVADVDAAVQRVLDLAAPERYAAAAREARDFALTHRDPETLVAVYEQALTSDPAPA; from the coding sequence GTGATTGACCTCTCCCGACTCCTCGAGCGCGCGATCCGCGTCGGATCGCGGATCGCGCGCCGCCTGCCCGGGGCCGTCGGGGGGATGGGCATCTACTTCTCGGCGCAGCACCGCCTGGCCGACGACCCCGACCGCACCGATTGGCACGCGGACGTCGACGCCCTGCTGGCCCTCGCCGATCGCAGCCTGGCCCGCGGCAGGATCTCTGCGAGCCTGCGCTGGTACGACAAAGCCCTGCGCATCTGCTACGATCCCTCGCTGCACCAGGCCGGCAGCTCACCGCTGGCCGCCGATCCTGCGGCGTTCCTGCGACCGCTCCAGGACTCGGCCACGGGAACGATCATGCTGCGGAGCGTCGCGCCCGACGCCACCGTGCCCGAGCGGCCCGCGCCCCGCCCCTTGGAGCCGGTCGACACCACCACCCGCCTGCTGGTCATCGCCCAGGAGAACTGGACGTTCATCCGCCCGATCATCGCTGCCCTGCGTGCGACCGGACGGTTCGAGGTCCACGAGATCGAGGTCGACGGGCTCGCCGAGGCCGGCTTCCCGGATCGCGATCGGATCCTGCGCGGACGCTACGACCTCGTCACGACCGGTGAGCGGATGCCGACCCCGCCCGAGATGGCCGAGGAGTTCGAGTGGGCCGACGTGGTCCTGGTGGAGTGGAGCCATCACGTGCTGACCTGGGTCACGCTCCTGGACCGGGCGCCGCGCGCGCTCATGGCCCGACTGCACCGCTTCGAGGCCTTCACCCCCTTCGCCCTGCTGCACGACCACGCGCGCATCGACCGGATGCTGTACGTCTCGCCTCCCGTGTGGAACCTGGCACGGATCGCTGCCCCCGGATTCGTCGACGTCGACGCCGTGCAGGTGGGGAACCTGCTCGCGCGCGGACTCGGCCCGGATCCCGGCACGGATCACGATCCGCGTCTGCTGGTCCAGGTCGGCTGGCGGCGCGAGGTCAAGGACGTGCTGTTCACCCTCGAGGTCCTCACCCGGCTGCGTGCGCACGATACGACCTACCGCCTGCGCCTGATCGGCCCCGGTCCGCCCGCCTCCGCATCCCGGGACAGCACCTACCACCGCCGGGTGCGCGCCCGCCTGGCCGCGCTGGGGCCCGAGGCGGTCGAGCAGCTCGGCCGCCGCGAGGACGTGCCGGAGCTGCTCGCCGGATCCGGGATCATCGTGTCCTCCTCGCGCCACGAGGGCACCCACGAGGCCGTCATGGAGGGCCTGGCCGCAGGATGCCCCGCCGTCATCCGAGACTGGCCGGACGCCGCGGACTACGGCGGACCGGCCACGCTGTACACCCGTGACTGGGTCGTGGCCGACGTCGACGCCGCCGTGCAGCGCGTGCTCGACCTCGCCGCCCCCGAGCGCTATGCGGCGGCCGCCCGGGAGGCCCGGGACTTCGCTCTCACACATCGGGACCCGGAGACGCTGGTCGCCGTCTACGAGCAGGCGCTGACGTCGGACCCCGCCCCGGCATGA